GTATTTACTTAGTTTTCAGAATACCTTCTGAATACATAGCTTCCGCCCGCCTTTTTCAATTTGATAAAATGAGAGAGGTGCGGGAAAAGAGATGTGAAAACATTAAACATCAGGACTGGATTACGGTTCTACTACTGCTCTATGGTAAATACTTACTTCTTTGGATCCCGAGCTGCGCGTACGTACAAAAATGTGGAACGTAGCCATTGCACGCACTGAGCTACATCACCTACAGTTCCCAATGCCGCCTCACTATTCAGGTTTTCCGGCAGACGTTTGTGAAGGAAACTTTGCAACGGCTCGCATCCTCCCACCAGGGCCTGATACCGGGGCTAGAAAAAACCgtagtaattttaattaaattactggtTCTGTTATAAAAACTATcaaatcaaaactttttataaattaagccTAGCcgaaaaaatattgtcatgaCTTATtgcaaaagaaaagaaaaataactgtGTTGACAGTTTCAAAGACTTGTTACTTTTCAatagatttttataatttacaggataaataaactttattaaaaatggGATTGACCAAAGAAGAAAAGAAAGCCAAAAAAGAGGCGAAAAAGCTAGAAAAGATACGACTAGAAATTGAAGCAAGAAAACAACTAAAGCGTGAAGAGCTGAACCGTGAGATTGCTGCACAGGCTCTAAGACGAGGAGAACTCGACAGGAGTTGGCGCGCGTTGATGCTCAAAATAAAAGAACCTATCTTTAGACAGGATATCGAAGTGATGTGGCATGTCTTCGAAAGAGCTTATGATAAAAAAGATCATATTATTCAGTTTACTATGAAGCTTATGGATGTGGCTGACGATCAGTTCCAGCGGACAGTCGCCAGCTTCTGTGATACCATAGATAGGATGATTAACAAATTTTTATCGGATTTAGAGGATATGTCTAAACAAAATGATGAACGTACTAAGGAATTATTGAAACGCGCTGATGACGAAACAACTCAAATAATGGCTGATCACACTGCAGCTGAAACACATTTACAGCTACTTCTGTTCCACGCATTTAACACAGCTGATACTTTGGCATGGACTACAAGAGGTGAAAATATGGTAAAAGCAGATGAAGAACGCAGCAAATACGTAGATGAGCGCGAAAGCTTAAGATCGTTTCTCGAAAACAATTATAATGCAGTTTGGGATGAATATAAAGCTGTGCTCAGGGCTTACGTACTCGGCACAGCAGAAAATCAAAAGGCTGTGCGAAAACTAAGAAGAAAGGAAAATCTGATGGCTGACATAATTGCCTCTCAAGGGAAAAAAATTGCTAATAGTGATGGCTTGCTAAGGAGGCTGCGTTCAGAATTGGCAGCTTACGAATCTGGCACTAAACAAGCCGTGTTTAGGGAACGTCGTAACAGGCACCGAGATGCATGTTACAGGTTGAAACACTTCATGTACAATGGTGTTGATACTGATGTAAAACAACTAGCAATACTGGTGAAAGTTTCCGATGATGCTGTTGAATGGTTGGAGCAGGCATACAAAAAAGTCGATAAAATTCTACGTATGGCAGGACTTTGTCGAAAATTTGAGACGCAACGTGAAAAGGTTCTACCATTTGGCTCATGTACGCCCCATTCTCCAACACAATCGAAACTTAATGTGCGTAGACTAGCATCGGATGACTCGCTTGTTTTAAATGCTATGTCAGCAACAAGTGGTTTGACAAGACTATGGCACCGAATCTCGAAAGCCGAACTGACGAAAAGAGCTTTATACCGCGAAAAGGAGTTGTTAGAGGAAGAAAACGCTCTTATATTGAGCCATCTACAAGaatataatgaaaacaaaattaaacttgaatcaAGGAAATGCTCTTGTACAAAGCCTCCTGTGCAACAACTTGTTGTACGAGATCCCCCAGTCTTTCGTCCAGTTGCAATTGATGGAGTTGCAGAAATTAACAAACTTAGTTTACACTTTAGTAAACATATGAAATAGAggattgtgttatttttaatacatatcaGATGCTGTTAACGatcttaataaaaactttttttcaaatGTCCTGGTTTTCGTGTTGGCGCATCACGATGCTTGTTAGTCTTCCGCCGAAGATAACTAGTGACATAACATTTTAGTCTCACTGGGGTCCTATAGTATGTGACGTTTGGTTATTTCGTCGAGCACGGCGCAAGCGCAAGCGTCTCGCACGCGCATGTTGTAATGGAACCCTCGCGAGGCGCAAACGATGACACTTTGACATTACCTACTTCTTATTTTGTTCCACATTATTTTAGAGA
The DNA window shown above is from Helicoverpa zea isolate HzStark_Cry1AcR chromosome 16, ilHelZeax1.1, whole genome shotgun sequence and carries:
- the LOC124637358 gene encoding dynein regulatory complex subunit 2-like codes for the protein MGLTKEEKKAKKEAKKLEKIRLEIEARKQLKREELNREIAAQALRRGELDRSWRALMLKIKEPIFRQDIEVMWHVFERAYDKKDHIIQFTMKLMDVADDQFQRTVASFCDTIDRMINKFLSDLEDMSKQNDERTKELLKRADDETTQIMADHTAAETHLQLLLFHAFNTADTLAWTTRGENMVKADEERSKYVDERESLRSFLENNYNAVWDEYKAVLRAYVLGTAENQKAVRKLRRKENLMADIIASQGKKIANSDGLLRRLRSELAAYESGTKQAVFRERRNRHRDACYRLKHFMYNGVDTDVKQLAILVKVSDDAVEWLEQAYKKVDKILRMAGLCRKFETQREKVLPFGSCTPHSPTQSKLNVRRLASDDSLVLNAMSATSGLTRLWHRISKAELTKRALYREKELLEEENALILSHLQEYNENKIKLESRKCSCTKPPVQQLVVRDPPVFRPVAIDGVAEINKLSLHFSKHMK